The Corylus avellana chromosome ca11, CavTom2PMs-1.0 genome contains the following window.
TTCTAATAACAAGATAGGAATTGAGtgggtggtttggccacttCAAAAATCAATTGTGGATGGCCAAACCGCTCATTCTTGTAAGGGTTGTTTGACTACTTTCTTAAGGATTTTTTGAAATTCCTCATTTTTAAATACTTTTCCTCTCCTCAATattattcacttcatttttccaaaagaatcaacataaaaacattcttacttttttttttttcactttttatatcacattacactttttatattataaaatttactttttactactattcaaataaaaaaaatcactacaaaacaaaacttttctaccttttactataaaaaaattcaaacattgTATACATCAGCTTGTCAGAAGGGAATGAGTTGAAAGCGTTTAACAAACAATGCCTTGGTACCTCTAcccatttgttttctttttgaagggtaatttggagGTTTTAAGTATGTTGTCAAACACTAACAAAGAGTGCCAATTGAAAGGAAATTGTAGTTTAGAGGACAATCTGCAAATGGGCTATGAAGTAGAGCAAGTGTAATTTCCCCTCATAGTTTATAACAACAGTAGCTTGCTAACAACTTATATATTTACTGTTTAAAATACAGCGAAGCATTGTAAACATCTTTTTTCAAGTGTAATCACTTGTATAAGGGACAAGATGCCGCCCCATCCTATACTTTTTTACCGATCTATATCTTTTAGTGCTTGGCTTTTCCATAATTTACACACAAGGTTACAAAATCAGAAGTCGGTTGTAATATTTTCATCGATGGGGAATTTGCTAGCAATGCAGTTAAGCAGCTGCAAACCAATGAGTAGTTGTCTTTTGAGGAGCATGACATAAATTAGGCTGCCTTACTATGTAGATTTGATCCCCAACTTCACTGTAAGAGTCCTGATTTCGGTGCCATGTCCACAAGGCCCAAGTTTCATTCTTCACCTGCAACTCGAACGTTAACACCCTAATTGGTCAGATTCTACTTTCAAGGGTGACTCTGCGGTATAGTTTGAAGATGGTTGTGAAgcttagagagaaagagagtacCTCTAGGATCCCATGGCCAAAGCTACTTTCTCTTAAGGCACTGAATTCAGGTTGCCGGTTCCAACAGAACTTGCCGGCTGCCGGGCCTGATGTAAAATTTGTAGCGCAAAAGCCGCCCATGTACTCGTCTGGAGTAGTCAATGGGTCTGGACAGTTGCCGGGATCGTCAGCATGTTCAATTGCCATCTTTTCTCGATTACCCCCATCTCCAACTGTAATATATACAGGACCACATGGATCTAATTTGTAGTTATAAACTCGATTTGACCTCTCGTAAGCATGGACCTGGTAATTATTTTATGCAAGTAATTTTCAGTACACTAGAAAACAATAAATCTTCAAGTCAAATTCATTAtatgaattacttataaaaataaaaaaaatcatgatatgAATTCATTCAATTAGGTTGGCTTGCTAAAAATTAAACCAAGTTCTGCCATTACTCAAGCTTGGCTTGCTAAAAATTATACAAGCTCGAGTTCAAATCGAGCTCATTTCAAGCTTCAAAACCTGAGTGAGTTTAGCTTGATGTTAGCTTGTCGAGCTCCAGAGAGCTTAACAATTGCATAAACTTTTAAAAGTCCAAAAGTTATAACGACTTGATCATCAAAAAGTCCTGATATAGTAACAAGCCCTTGAaccaaaaaggaaaggaaaccACTAGCCTACACATCAAAAGTTGGAACTAGCATCAAGCTTGTTTGAGAGCTTTTTCACAGGTCTTGCTTCTGGACTAGCTCACAAACTTTGTTTTCAAGACTCAATAAGCTGAGGTTTTTGTTGCTCAAGCTTGACTCGTTTGGTAAACAAGCCTTAAAATAGGACTTAAGCtagtttatgtttagttaataaacaaacaattatAAGCCGAGTTTCAAGCTGCACTTGAACGGCTTGGCTCACTCGCGGCCTAATTCATTCTTCATCAATAATAATGACCATACTGTGACAAACATGCATAGTATGAAGAACCAGTTAGCGTGGAAATGCTTGGTCCAATACAATTCAAGAGACACTGGGATACCAAAAAGATATGCAATCATCCTTACTTATTCATGGCAATTTAAAAGATGGCCTATTTCATCGCATGTGTAGTGCCATTTTAGCATTTAAGAATCTGATGCCTTTTTATTACCTACTATCAATGTCGGCAAAGATCCATTCTACGTGACAGTTGTGTTATCCCTAGAAATattatgataataaaaaaattttaaaattttttaaaaaaaacccttccACCCACTTTTATAGGCATGACTAAATATAAATtcctttttaaactttaaaaagggAATATAAGAAGGATGGTCATCATCACTTACATGTCCATTAAAGACTATGTCAACACCATTAGAGTAAAGCAAGTCTTCCATTGCCACCCTCATACATTCTACCTCTCTATAATGAGCTGTATAAGAATTGTACCAAGGTGGGTGCCAGGCAGCTACTAGCCATGGAGTTATCGATCTATCGACATTAGCCAAGTCTCTCTCTAGCCACTTGTATTGATCCGCTGTCAATAGACATCAGGCCTAATCAAGAAAATGCTcaaaccaaaaagagaaaagtcgTAATGTGAAATGATCACAAGCTTCATATAGGAACAACAAATACacaagaaattcaaaacaatgtgactccttaattagatttattttccAAATATAGTCAAACTGTAATAGATGACCTCTTCAGGTTTCTTAAAATGATGGAATACCAACCATGCCGGAAGATACCTGCTGCATCATATCCTAAAACAGTAACGTGGAACAAGCTTGTGTCACCCATGCAATGCCCATTcacatatccttttattttgtgcACATAAAAAGGAGTTTTACCTCCCCTATAAATAAAGTCATTCCATTCTTTTCTCCATAGCATAGAAATAAACAACCCCCAAGGCCAcaggggtggttcagccacccccaaggccagtgcccattttcttttcttttttttcataatttttttttgggtagatgTAAAATTTCTTAATGACCCCAACAGAAAAATGACTGGGATTTGTACAAAGGGAGTTATTGTCACGTAGGCGCATCACAAGGAATGATTTGTCACTTTTAAACCCTAGGGAGTTATTTGTCAAAGGATCAAATTCCAAGGGACCAATTtagcaatttttccttttaatttcatAACAAGATTATAGAAAATAAGTTGTACTTTTAATTGCTACTAATAGCAACCTGCTACTTTCCATAATTTTATGGAACACCTATTCGGTAAACAAACTCTTTATTGATGGCAGCGTGGCATAATATTATTTCAACCTCCCCCACAATGTTACACTTATAAAAATCCTCAAGTCCCTACACCATTGTTCTTCcctattatttagtttttttcagGACACATCTTTGCATTGGCACCGGGATGGATATCCAAATACATCCAAGAGCTTAAGGCAACAACAACATGATTggtaaaaaaaaaggggggggggggttggggGAGTAGAGGAGGACATATTACCTGTTTTATTGTACGCAATATAGGCCCCAAGCATGATAAAATGTATCCCACCTGCATTAAAGGAGTAATAGAATGTGGATGAAGATCCACTTTCTTCAGATGGGAATGCAAACCGAGAACTATAAGCTGCAAATGTCAAGTTTCTAGCCTGTTCTTCTATCTCATGGTTCCCTTCTACCACCATTATTGGAACTTTAGACACTAAATTCTGCATAAACCTGTACAGAAATATCAGGTGACAGTGAGATAAGCAGCAAACGTATATTATGAAATAGTATCCTTttcacataaagaaaaaaagagatagGAAAAAAATGTTGGAAGTTTCACCTTCCCCAGTAATCCCAACGAGGCTGATAGGTCTCATGAATTGGAGTATGTGGAAATGAGCAAGAGTAACAGTCAGACCCGGTTCCATTTGTGAGGTATAGATTTGCATAAGTAACGTCGCCAACCAATAAAACAAGATCAGGCTTATTACTAATCAAGTGACCGACGGTGGTAGTTGTATTATATGTAAGACCAAGATCTCCAAAAACTGCTATTCTGTCTGGATAGTTCTTTGGACTGGAAATTGGCATAGTCTTGAAGGAGAAGATTTTACTCATGGCTGGTATAGAGGGATCTCCACATCGATAATAGTACTGTGTTTTTGGGTTCAACCCTGAATGGGTACATTAAGGAAGCAAATTATACACAAAAAATTCGACAAGGTCAAAATGAATTGAAATATAACATTCCATTGGTTGATCTGTTTCACCATCACAAACATATTTCTTGGGTTCAGTTAAATGCTTCTTCAGCAAAAGCTAATAGGCCAGGAAACACTCTATTCAACTCCACTAATTTCCTACTTCATGTTTTCCACACTTGTACAGGATCAAATTACCCAAGTACCACTGTAATGTCATTTCCTGTTAACCGTTCTAGAAAATATATTGTCATCCTTCTGCaaataaagaaacaagaaaattttcttttactagaGGAAATGTTTGGCATTATTGAAACAGACAAGTTTTCTTTGGCTCATTGATCACTTAAAAATTTCAAGGATCAAAAGTATAGTTTAGATtttataaagttcaatttcATCCTTGAAAACTTGTACCTGGAGAAATATAGTCCTTCCATCAAAATTGATAACAACACCCTCaaataaattgatgatgtgGCTCATCTCAATGTTTGCCACATGCATCATCAGTTTCTGTAATGCTGACACCAATATGGATGGAAGGACTACAttcctcaaaattttaaaaaggaaaaaaagatgaaattgGAACTTTTTGAAGTTTAAGGAATAAAACCTATCCCATATTTCGTGGACCAAAAGTATAGTTTAaccttcaaaaaaagaaaaaagaaccaTACTTTTCCATAGCCAAAACTTAGCTAATATTATCACCTTCGAGAATAAGTACCAACCAATTCAAGGTGGAAAATGGGGTTCATGGTGCTGGCTAAAAATGGGGAGAGAGGAGAGCTTTTGAGTTAACTTTTACGACCTCTGTACAAATTCATTTTCACAGTGGGGGTTAGGATAGTTTTCGTCTTTGTTGTCTGCAtgcttaattttatattattttttttaaaaaaaaagacttaagtaaaagttgaagaaaaaaaaaaaagaggacatTTTTATGAAACATCAAtttgttaataaatttgaattaaaaatgcCTAGATCTTTGTCGTTGATCCATTTTGTAACTCATTCAAAAGAATGAACATATTATTAGTAGATATGAAGATAATACACTATAAGATGCAGACATTTTTTAGCGTTTAGTCATTTAATTCACTAACAAATGCAAAGCCACCAAGGGAAAGAAGATCCTGacttaattcataaaaaatttacgACCACCTATCATTATTACAATCTATACACCATATGTTTCCTTTATTTCAGTGTAACTGTTGGTGTTACTTTGGTTGGTGTCCTTTGTATAGTATTTATCTGAGAACATTGTGAGCTTTATCAGTTTATTATCAGAATTTATACAAAAACTCAATATTAGAAATTGCTAAGAAATTAAGCGAATGATCTTACAAGTTTTACTCCAAATTGGAGCAAGCCCTAGCAAATTTCAGACTTGAACAAAGAGCTAGGAAAAGAAAAGCACTTATTTACTAAAAGATATGTTGTCCAAAATGAATGGAACTTTGGAATATCAAATCCAAGTTATTCagtgaaaataatattataccGGTGAGACGAACATGATGGATGATTCCAGAAGTGTAATTTTGGAGAccttcaaaaggataaagctgACTGTAAACAAGAGAATAGCCCTTGGCTTCATGCATCAATGGATACCTTATCTTGCCATAACGAACAACACTCGAGACAGTTTTCGGGTCTAATGGCTTTATGTGGTAACCAATTTGTGATTCACCTGCAAACTCACATAACAATTTGCTCAAATTAAGCAACCGAATAACGAGATTACAATTGAGAAGAGTTCTTCATATGGACAGCAAAACAAGAAACAATTTTGAAGATACCCCATTTTACATCCTTAACGACAATGACTAAAAAGCTGTTCCTCAAAATAAATAACCAcaattttctctttgatttcatTTCCTCAATAACAGGAAGATTATAAGGAAAAGTAGTACGAGTTAACAACCACTTTTCAAAATTCCCTGTGTTTTTTTCCTTACTAACCAAACAATTCGTGAACCAAAAGAGaaattctaaaaagaaaaagatatgcACATAAAAAATTCAACATAAGCAGATTCAAGAAAACCTATTGagtccaagaaaaaaaaatgatcatttaaaaaaaaaaaaaaaaatcgtaagcTAAATTAAACTTTCGCAGTAAAAGTTCAATTGCGTAATCGGAAGTACCTGTGATCCAGGAGATCCAAACGGAGTCGTAATTGGCGGAGAGCGAGACGGAAATCTGCTCGGGCTGGAAGCCTTTGACACGGCGCTGAACCCTGGGGTCCGAGTCCGGCAAATCCACCGCGCTTCCACGCAGAGCGGCATCAAACGGCACCGTCACGGGCTCGAACGGGCCGTCCAGAGTCGACGGAATCTTTGCCCCGCCGTCCACGGCGTTCAAAATGAACCCCGTAATCGCGACGAGTGCGAGAACACAAGGCCTCCGAAAAGCCATATATATTACTACTAGTGAATTTCCATtgaaacacagagagagagagagagagagagagagagagggtttgggaaatattattatatatatatatatatatatatatatttatattatcctttttgttttgttttcaagcATGAAGGGAAGGGGACAGACTGCCAGAGCGAGCTTCGACACCACCTTCGTGAACAGTTGTTAACCGTTGGGATTACcgaatttgtgtgtgtgtccTTTTTTGCTCACTATTTCCCTTTGGAGCCTACAAAGAGTTGCTTCCTAGAGGCTCCGCTTCTGACAGCGACGCTGACGCATCTACGGACTACGGAACCGGAGATAAAAGAGAATGATTCGTGGGCTATTCTAATCACTTCCCCGTGTCTCTGGAGCGGGATGTCTCTCTCGTGGCTTATTCTATCTGGTTCCATTTTACCCACTTCacctctttttcaatttttcttcttaaaaacaaaaacaaaatcattagaaaataaataaaactaaaattaaaaaaattgaaataataaataaattaaattataaaaaaaataataataataaccaccctaattttagttttttttttcataaataaatttaagagtattttgaaaagttaaattaaaaaataaaaataaaagtaatgtATGGCGCATAGGGGTGATACGTGAGTAAGCCGCTCGCTCGGGATCGGCTCATATAAGCTCagctcgattattaaatgaaacgcttcgtgaacacaaattctgactcaaatattaaacgaagcaagctcagCTCGACTCAGTTAGGCTCGTGAACAagctcgtatatatatatatatatatatatatatatatatatatatataaaacgcataattaattataaatttcataattattaaaatcttaaaattgcatttatatttaagcgttagaaaatgaaaatttttagacccttcgtgatcaaagagagagagagagagagtaattaTTAAAAAGACTCCGACtcaattagagcagatccaaacaaaatgaagaagaatCAAGTAAAAACTATTGTGGGAGATTGCAAAATGTAGAACTATTAaagaatcaaacagactcaaatactatcactacctgtctggtaagcgagagtgagagagtgagaaatgagagttcaggtgaaAGATGTGCTATAACTGGTgagtgagattgagagagacgttgaaaatatatttttttgtaaggggcgttgtcccaatgcagtttgAATACAACCTCTTAACTTATCCCACATTACTAAGAAAACACCAAACCCCAAGTTTGCTTGTCtctaaaaggatgcatatcctttctctttgaaaccaagtgctttgttgtattgactcagactccatactcgactagtcaggCTAAACAAATCATATGCAAATTGGCTTCTTAAGCtatttaagagtacttgaagtttatatatatatataaaacattaaatataagagccaactCGCGAGCTgcctcggctcgacttattatgagctcgagcttgatttttttggctcgACCTTGAGCTTGgctcaaataaaatttaaacaagtcAAGCCTGAACAAGATAAGCTCACTCAAGCTCGACTCATTTACACCCCTTTATTGGCCCATATCACTATTAATTCCATCCATTTTAATACTTACTTTTAATGGATGGGTTTATTTGTAACAAGTTGATAGTTTAAGGGAGttaagtgtcactttttaaagctTAGTAATCCAAATGCCAAATGGGGGGTAGTTTTGaaggtaaaattatttttggtataAATTTTAATCCACTAATTTAACTGTGAATAAATATGTTTTaagaacaaagtttttcttcaattttggcTCTAAGAAAGTCATTCaacttagtctattaaattgatatatatccATATGGTATGTGATAATCATATACTATATAagaacatatgtcaatttaataaattgggttgtaataattttctccaacccagATTAACATAAAACTATGGTCATATTATAAACTTTTGTgcttattattaatttttataaaatatatttttagtttattgtttatgtttttaaattttactatATAAAGGAAAGGAACAAAGTGTTGGTAGGGAGGCCAGATGGTCCTCTCGGTGGAATTGACATGGCAAGTGGGAATGATATAACGCTtttaaggggtagctcaattgactATGGATCACGCTTTATAAAGCGGAAGTCACGAATTCAAATTCTCccttccccttcccttgtgtggtcATGTCAAAATGTTATAGAAAATGGAATTTGAATAACTTCAGGAAATGGTAAAAAGGATTAAGGACGCTGAGGCTTCGTCTTATTAAATTATTCttgagatttaaaaattatgaaattactTCTTTAGGTTCACACCGttattaaataactttttttattttctttctaaatgaCCATAATACATATCAACAGGCCTATAAGGCCCGACAATAGAGAAAGTTCAAGACCATGTTAGGGCCAAACCCAGTGAGTAAGCTCATACGAGGCCCAAGACCAACAAGTGGATGCTCTTCCATCTTCATGGAATGCACCACAAGTTATCATCTCTCTAGCCTAGGGTTTCAAGCACTCACCTATACATACTCTCACTCTCTAACCCTTGATCGACCATTTTTTACGTAGCTTTTACTAGCTTTCCTCTCCCTCTCAGGAGTTGAATTGACTTGGATGTCAAAGTTCTTCCGATCTCCAGACATGTGGCCTTCTAACTACCATCTCCCATATTTTGCAAGTGAAACTCCTCCCTAGAAATAGTTTTAAGTCACTATAAATGTACCTTACATTAACCTTCTATTAACGTTTTAACAATGATGAGTGACACATGACCATTAGGTCATATCATGTCCAATAAAAGGAATATAGGTGTCAAGACCATCTTGTCAGCTAGCTTACATCAAACACGTCACTTTGGATACATCACGCTACTGACGAATCatttcaaaactttaaaattttgtcACTTTAACCATAGCAAAAAGAAaccacgtgttttttttttttgtcctagCTACATGTCAATGACGTCGATGAAACTTATTTTGAGTAATGTGTCTGATGTAAGCTAGCTGAGTGAATGGTCTAACACTTATCTCATTTTTATTGGACATGACACGGCCTGTAGCCAAATGATTACCGTTTACCATTAAAAAGTTAACGGAAAGAGAATAAAGAGAGTTATTTGATATTGATGCAAACCTAAAAGAGTGATTTAATAACTTTTAAACCTTGATAAACGATTTGACGACTGCAGGAACATTTTTACCTTCCACAAAAGCAGCAATATAGACAACTTGGCTCTTGGCCTGTTTGTACTCATCACATGAACAGAATACGAAGCCCAATACTACAGATAGCATTGGAAGAATAAGTGCCATATCGCTTCATCATGTCAAAACAGCCTTTATGTTCCAAAGCATGAAGGCAGAGAAAAATGAAAGCATGTGAACTTGATAAAAATATAGGCCTTGGAACTTTGAAcctcttttgcttttcttctttcctgCAAAGCATGTCACAGCACGCCGGGGCTTGTCTACCTTATTCTAAACAAATTTGGTTCTCAAAGTTTATAAAGGACATCCAGgctaaaaaagaaatgattctCAATAGTTTAAGATGAATAGCTGCAGCAATTAACACTAAAATCGTACAACCAAGTTGTAATCTAACTTTAAGATCATCAAAATGTTTATCAAACAGCACTACATCAAAATGTTTTTCTTCTATGTTTACAGAGACATAAAAGAAACAACCtgcaaatttaaaataaaaaaacaacctGCAACATGTATCTGTCCATGAAATATGTGATTGACTAATTTCAAAGAATAAagtaaaatttataagaaaaattattatataaaaaattgttcataCGCTCGGCACAA
Protein-coding sequences here:
- the LOC132166407 gene encoding purple acid phosphatase 15, which translates into the protein MAFRRPCVLALVAITGFILNAVDGGAKIPSTLDGPFEPVTVPFDAALRGSAVDLPDSDPRVQRRVKGFQPEQISVSLSANYDSVWISWITGESQIGYHIKPLDPKTVSSVVRYGKIRYPLMHEAKGYSLVYSQLYPFEGLQNYTSGIIHHVRLTGLNPKTQYYYRCGDPSIPAMSKIFSFKTMPISSPKNYPDRIAVFGDLGLTYNTTTTVGHLISNKPDLVLLVGDVTYANLYLTNGTGSDCYSCSFPHTPIHETYQPRWDYWGRFMQNLVSKVPIMVVEGNHEIEEQARNLTFAAYSSRFAFPSEESGSSSTFYYSFNAGGIHFIMLGAYIAYNKTADQYKWLERDLANVDRSITPWLVAAWHPPWYNSYTAHYREVECMRVAMEDLLYSNGVDIVFNGHVHAYERSNRVYNYKLDPCGPVYITVGDGGNREKMAIEHADDPGNCPDPLTTPDEYMGGFCATNFTSGPAAGKFCWNRQPEFSALRESSFGHGILEVKNETWALWTWHRNQDSYSEVGDQIYIVRQPNLCHAPQKTTTHWFAAA